In a genomic window of Periophthalmus magnuspinnatus isolate fPerMag1 chromosome 3, fPerMag1.2.pri, whole genome shotgun sequence:
- the gch1 gene encoding GTP cyclohydrolase 1 produces MEQTTEQRKPTEQRQEAADSAPALNGVLPGLKRSEAGSLMESWREERTRSLEDNEMSLPSLAAAYSTILRGLGEDPHRQGLLKTPWRAATAMQFFTKGYQEKIVDVLNDAIFDEDHDEMVIVKDIDMFSMCEHHLVPIFGRVHIGYLPNKRVLGLSKLARIVEIYSRRLQVQERLTKQIAVAITEALQPSGVGVVVEATHMCMVMRGVQKMNSKTVTSTMLGVFREDPKTRDEFLTLIRT; encoded by the exons ATGGAGCAGACCACGGAGCAGAGGAAGCCCacggagcagagacaggaggcaGCGGACAGTGCCCCGGCTCTGAATGGAGTGTTACCCGGGCTGAAGCGCTCCGAGGCGGGGTCGCTGATGGAGAGCTGGCGAGAGGAGCGCACTCGGAGCCTGGAGGACAACGAGATGAGCCTGCCGTCGCTCGCAGCCGCCTACAGCACCATCCTCCGCGGTTTAGGAGAGGACCCCCACCGTCAGGGACTCCTTAAGACCCCGTGGAGAGCCGCCACCGCCATGCAGTTCTTCACCAAGGGGTACCAGGAGAAGATCGTGG ACGTTCTGAATGATGCAATCTTCGATGAAGATCATGACGAGATGGTGATCGTCAAAGACATCGACATGTTCTCAATGTGTGAGCACCATCTAGTCCCCATCTTCGGAAGg GTTCACATTGGATACCTCCCCAACAAGAGAGTCCTGGGCCTCAGCAAGCTCGCCAG AATCGTTGAAATCTACAGCCGAAGACTACAAG TTCAGGAGCGTCTGACAAAGCAGATCGCCGTGGCCATCACTGAGGCACTGCAGCCGTCGGGGGTCGGTGTTGTCGTCGAGGCAAC ACACATGTGCATGGTGATGCGGGGCGTGCAGAAGATGAACTCAAAAACTGTCACCAGTACAATGCTCGGAGTCTTCAGAGAAGATCCAAAGACAAGAGACGAGTTCCTCACCCTGATCCGGACCTGA